The Streptococcus viridans genome contains the following window.
ATTTCCAGAATAACAGTAGTGCGCGTCAAGTGAGCTCTGAAACTTACACGAACACCTTAACCAATATTCCGATTGATGTAAAATATAACGATAGTAAATATTTTGTTAGCGGGATTAGTTCAGAAGTAACAGTTTTTCTGAAGGGATCTAACCGTGTCGCCTTAGCATCAGAAATGCAGGCTAGTACTCGTAAATTTAAAGTGGTAGCTGATCTGAGCAATCTGAAAGAGGGCCAGCATGAAATCACCTTAAAGGTCGAAGACCTGCCTTCAGGATTGACTGCAACCATCGAACCTCAGAAAGTTACTGCAAAAATTGGTAAGAAAAAAACGAAAAAGTTTGATGTTTCCGTCACGGTACCAGACAAACAAATTGCCCCAGGGTGGAGTCTCTCACATGTTACTTTTTCTGAGGATAAGGTCTCTGTAACCAGCGACCAGGACACTTTAGCCAAAGTTGATCATGTAGAAGCCATCTTCCCTGAAGGAGATCTTTTAAACAATACCTATACGGCAACCGTCTCCTTAAAGGCGGTAGATAGCGAGGGGAATGATTTACCTGTCATTATCTCTCCATCAGAGCTATACATGAAGATTGAGTTGAAACAGACAAGTTCTAGCTCTTCTTCATCCAGTTCCTCATCAAATAATAGCAATTAATAAAGAATCATCGAAAGGATTATCATAATGGGTAAATATTTTGGAACGGACGGAGTCCGTGGAGAAGCAAACGTCGAATTGACGCCAGAGTTGGCCTTTAAGCTCGGTCGATACGGAGGGTATGTCCTCAGTCAACATGAGCAAGAAACTCCACTTGTTTTCGTAGGACGAGATACCCGTATTTCTGGTGAAATGTTAGAAAGTGCTCTCGTAGCAGGTCTCCTATCTGTAGGGATTAAAGTTTATAAATTGGGTGTAATTGCAACACCAGGTGTAGCTTATTTGGTTCGTTCTGAAGGTGCAAGTGCTGGGGTCATGATTTCTGCCAGTCATAATCCAGCCCTAGACAATGGGATTAAATTCTTTGGGAATGACGGCTA
Protein-coding sequences here:
- a CDS encoding CdaR family protein: MIPKRKIVYIVTSVFFSSLLFIIATSVNFQNNSSARQVSSETYTNTLTNIPIDVKYNDSKYFVSGISSEVTVFLKGSNRVALASEMQASTRKFKVVADLSNLKEGQHEITLKVEDLPSGLTATIEPQKVTAKIGKKKTKKFDVSVTVPDKQIAPGWSLSHVTFSEDKVSVTSDQDTLAKVDHVEAIFPEGDLLNNTYTATVSLKAVDSEGNDLPVIISPSELYMKIELKQTSSSSSSSSSSSNNSN